The genomic segment GCAAAGCGTTTCTTCGGGTCGCCGCAGAATGCGATTGGCCGCCAGTTGGGCAAAGGCTCAGGCAACGATACCAAGTACGACATTACGATCGTCGGCGTCGTAGGCGACATCCGTCACACCGATCTTCGTACGCCGCTTGGCCCGGCAGTCTATAAGCCCTACTTCCAGGAAGAGCACCCAACCGGTGTGGAGATGTATGTGCGCACAGTACAGCCGCCGCAGATCATCGAGCCCGCCATCCGCCGCGCGATGCATGAGCTCGATGCAAACCTCGTGGTCAACGGCCTCCGCACCATGGAAGAAGAGATCGACCGTAGCGCATCCGACGAGCGCGCGCTTGCACTGCTGGCTATCGGCTTCTCGCTGCTCGCTGTGATCCTCGCCGCAGTTGGGCTCTATGGTGTGCTGGCCTACTCTACCGAGCAGCGTACGCGCGAAATCGGCGTACGGCTTGCGCTCGGTGCGCAGCGCTCCAGCGTGGTTGCTCTTGTGCTTCGCGAGATGGTGCTCATCGCAAGCATCGCTGTGGTCGTGGCTCTGCCTTCCACCGTGGCTCTAGCGCACCTGTTTACCAGCCAGCTCTATGGCGTAAAATCAACCGACCCAATCACCCTTGCAGTAGCTGTAGTCGTCACGGCTCTCATGGTCATGCTTGCGGCCGCTCTTCCGGCGCGGCGCGCCGCCGGTGTTCAACCCATGCGTGCATTGCGCACCGAATAACGAGGCCGCGCCGGCTCCCCGCCGCAGTCGACCCCAGTCAGGTTTTCGAGATCGGAGTAAACACAAATGATTGACCTCAAGAATGTAGAACGCAGTTACAAGACCGGACACACCGAGACGTGGGTGTTGCGCCGCGTCGGCCTCACCATCAATGAGGGCGAGTTCGTGACCGTCATGGGACCCTCCGGAGCAGGGAAGTCATCGCTCCTGAACGTGCTTGCCCTGCTCGATGACGGCTGGTCAGGCGAGTATTGGTTCGGCGGCACTGCGGTGCACGCGCTTAACCGCAAGCAGCGCGCGGATCTAGCGCGACAGCGCATCGGCATGGTCTTCCAGAGTTATCACCTGCTCGACGATCTCACGGTTGCTGAGAACATCGATCTTCCGCTCTCCTACAAGAACCTCGCCGCGAAGCAGCGTGCCGGCATGGTGGCCGACATTCTCGATCGTTTTCAGATCGTGGCCAAAAAGGATCTCTTTCCCAATCAGCTCTCCGGCGGCCAGCAGCAGCTTGTCGGCATCGCGCGCGCCGTGGTTCACGCGCCGTCATTGTTGCTCGCCGATGAGCCTACCGGCAACCTGCACTCTACGCAGGCACGCGAAATCATGGAGCTGTTCCGCGAACTCAACAAGCAAGGTACCACTATCGTGCAGGTCACGCACTCTGAGGAAAATGCCCGCTACGGCTCGCGCATTCTCGAACTCCACGACGGATGGCTCACCAAAGACATTGCCGTCGATTCTCCAGTTGTCACGGGGGCCCAGTGAAAGACGATCGAAATCAGAAAGCATTCGACACGCAGATGAATTGCCGCACTCATGTTCCTATGCGCACGCGCCTGCAGGCCGTGCTTGCCATTCTCCTTCTGCAGGCTAATTTGGCGTTGGCTTTTGAGCCCGCGCCCGCCCAGCAATCAACTCAGGCGCCGCCTGCTGT from the Occallatibacter riparius genome contains:
- a CDS encoding ABC transporter ATP-binding protein, translating into MIDLKNVERSYKTGHTETWVLRRVGLTINEGEFVTVMGPSGAGKSSLLNVLALLDDGWSGEYWFGGTAVHALNRKQRADLARQRIGMVFQSYHLLDDLTVAENIDLPLSYKNLAAKQRAGMVADILDRFQIVAKKDLFPNQLSGGQQQLVGIARAVVHAPSLLLADEPTGNLHSTQAREIMELFRELNKQGTTIVQVTHSEENARYGSRILELHDGWLTKDIAVDSPVVTGAQ